One Corallococcus macrosporus DNA window includes the following coding sequences:
- a CDS encoding polyprenyl synthetase family protein, with product MDVAHELTEFLGQVEQRLTELLADGDVGPDVKGDTLMDAARHLCLGAGGKRARPMLVRLFGSVVGVPAARLVDVGVAAEMIHSASLLHDDVVDAGMFRRGRPTVNARWGNIVAVMSGDLILSTALSRLSMLDARLVQSGLAIVTEMTRAAIAEVEARGDLNLPLTRLRYIAEGKTGSLFGWCGKAAATLADQPEAQARFDAFGRHLGVAFQIADDIRDILGTDVGKPRYADVHSRTPSLPILLAVSRDESLRRKLKDAWAFSVITPERTREIGAAIEATGAVEASMDMMNAEIGAALDKLGPFANDAAGAELMSWAHRLSEGIAQQVKGRAA from the coding sequence ATGGATGTCGCTCACGAGCTGACGGAGTTTCTGGGGCAGGTGGAGCAGCGTCTGACCGAATTGCTCGCGGATGGCGACGTCGGGCCGGACGTGAAGGGCGACACGCTGATGGATGCGGCGCGCCACCTGTGCCTGGGCGCCGGGGGCAAGCGGGCGCGCCCCATGCTCGTCCGCCTGTTCGGCAGCGTCGTGGGTGTGCCGGCCGCGCGGCTGGTGGACGTGGGCGTGGCGGCGGAGATGATCCACTCGGCCAGCCTGCTGCATGACGACGTGGTGGACGCGGGCATGTTCCGCCGCGGGCGCCCGACGGTGAACGCGCGCTGGGGCAACATCGTCGCGGTGATGAGCGGCGACCTCATCCTGTCCACGGCGCTGTCGCGGCTGTCCATGCTGGACGCGCGCCTGGTGCAGAGCGGCCTGGCCATCGTCACGGAGATGACCCGCGCGGCCATCGCGGAGGTGGAGGCGCGCGGCGACCTGAACCTGCCGCTCACGCGGCTGCGCTACATCGCCGAGGGCAAGACGGGCTCGCTGTTCGGCTGGTGCGGCAAGGCGGCCGCGACGCTGGCGGATCAGCCGGAGGCGCAGGCCCGCTTCGACGCCTTTGGCCGGCACCTGGGCGTGGCGTTCCAGATCGCCGACGACATCCGCGACATCCTGGGCACGGACGTGGGCAAGCCCCGGTACGCGGACGTGCACTCGCGCACGCCGTCGCTGCCCATCCTGCTGGCGGTGTCGCGGGACGAGTCCCTGCGCCGCAAGCTCAAGGACGCGTGGGCGTTCTCCGTCATCACCCCGGAGCGCACCCGGGAGATTGGCGCCGCCATCGAGGCCACCGGCGCGGTGGAGGCGTCCATGGACATGATGAACGCGGAGATCGGCGCGGCGCTCGACAAGCTGGGGCCCTTCGCCAACGACGCCGCGGGTGCGGAGCTGATGAGCTGGGCGCACCGGTTGTCGGAGGGCATCGCGCAGCAGGTGAAGGGGCGCGCTGCGTGA